A stretch of the Acyrthosiphon pisum isolate AL4f chromosome A2, pea_aphid_22Mar2018_4r6ur, whole genome shotgun sequence genome encodes the following:
- the LOC100574966 gene encoding uncharacterized protein LOC100574966 isoform X2: protein MPPADRSLTAFRVALATLLLTNVAYTSKKQKRQLFHENLLPYFGGKIPESAFQADRLALNMLNKEGISVPDGILFEARPKESFHQSPRNDPELSNSILKMIHTPDGRTILNHNQV, encoded by the exons ATGCCACCTGCAGACAGGTCGCTAACGGCGTTCCGCGTAGCTTTGGCCACGTTATTACTCACCAACGTCGCATATACGTCAAAAAAA CAAAAGCGTCAATTATTCCATGAAAATTTGTTGCCATACTTTGGAGGTAAAATACCTGAGTCTGCGTTCCAAGCAGACCGCTTGGCACTAAATATGTTGAACAAAGAAGGGATATCCGTGCCCGATGGTATTCTGTTTGAAGCCCGACCAAAAGAATCGTTTCACCAAAGTCCGCGGAACGATCCAGAACTATCCAACTCAATACTCAAAATGATCCACACACCAGACGGCAG gACAATCCTGAACCATAATCAGGTGTAG
- the LOC100574966 gene encoding uncharacterized protein LOC100574966 isoform X1 yields the protein MPPADRSLTAFRVALATLLLTNVAYTSKKQKRQLFHENLLPYFGGKIPESAFQADRLALNMLNKEGISVPDGILFEARPKESFHQSPRNDPELSNSILKMIHTPDGRYIPSEGKYDGNDEVETTYKISIPTYMQNYQLPKFRPVSETFQIPVRQVFESGLSIANLRGQLGIPFNTIPKVNRM from the exons ATGCCACCTGCAGACAGGTCGCTAACGGCGTTCCGCGTAGCTTTGGCCACGTTATTACTCACCAACGTCGCATATACGTCAAAAAAA CAAAAGCGTCAATTATTCCATGAAAATTTGTTGCCATACTTTGGAGGTAAAATACCTGAGTCTGCGTTCCAAGCAGACCGCTTGGCACTAAATATGTTGAACAAAGAAGGGATATCCGTGCCCGATGGTATTCTGTTTGAAGCCCGACCAAAAGAATCGTTTCACCAAAGTCCGCGGAACGATCCAGAACTATCCAACTCAATACTCAAAATGATCCACACACCAGACGGCAG GTATATTCCTTCGGAAGGAAAGTACGATGGTAATGATGAAGTGGAGACAACGTATAAGATCTCAATACCCACATATATGCAAAATTACCAGCTACCGAAGTTTAGGCCGGTATCAGAAACGTTTCAAATACCAGTGCGGCAAGTATTCGAAAGCGGATTGTCAATCGCCAACTTGAGAGGACAGCTAGGAATTCCCTTCAACACTATACCAAAGGTAAACcgtatgtaa